In Paenibacillus sonchi, the genomic stretch GAACAGGCTGCTGTGCCTGCCGGATACTTTCACAATTTCCTTCTCCGTCAGCTCCAGCTCCTCTTGAATCTGCTGTTCGGAGATCGGCTTTTTGAAATAGACATGATTATAAGTATGATTGGCCAGTTCATGTCCTTCCGTGATCACCCTCCGGGCTACTTCGGGGTAGGCGGCGATGCGTTTGCCGATGGCGAAGAAGGTGCACTTGGCGTTGTACTGCTGCAGCACATCCAGAATCTGATCCGTCTCAGAGGGATCGGGACCGTCGTCGAACGTGAGCGCAATCACCTTTTGGGCAGTCGGCACTTCCCAGATCATTTCGCCTCTTTGCTCGTAATAATAGCGGTCTTTGATATGGGGGCTGCCCAGTGCGGGGCTTGCCATGCCAAATACTAATGCTGCTGCAACTGCAGCGGTTCTCCAGACGGATTTCATTGATTTCAGGTCCATTCCGCGCTGTATCGGGGTACAGGTTATTTGGATTACTCTGCTTAGAATGCGTCAGCGGCTATATGAAATATTCATTTTTGGCAGGTGTCCGCTTATTTCTATTTTAGAGTGAAAGTTCCGGGGAAAATGACTATAATGAAGTACTAAATACAGATCAAGGATAGGGGCAGCGGATATGACACTTATTGAAAAAAGAGAACACCGGCAATATCCGGAGATCACCCGACTGGAAACCTCGAGAGCCGCATATGAACGCGATTATTCGCGTCTGATCCATTCGCCGACCTTT encodes the following:
- a CDS encoding polysaccharide deacetylase family protein; its protein translation is MASPALGSPHIKDRYYYEQRGEMIWEVPTAQKVIALTFDDGPDPSETDQILDVLQQYNAKCTFFAIGKRIAAYPEVARRVITEGHELANHTYNHVYFKKPISEQQIQEELELTEKEIVKVSGRHSSLFRPPGGMYDETLVDVSNSMGLKPVLWSWHQDTRDWNRPGVYSISSRVIRNARNGDIVLFHDHVHGQSQTREALKIILPELQKQGFRFVTVSELIGLSDAQQAKNRRNLAF